A single genomic interval of Calypte anna isolate BGI_N300 chromosome 3, bCalAnn1_v1.p, whole genome shotgun sequence harbors:
- the CNIH4 gene encoding protein cornichon homolog 4 isoform X2 encodes MGPAPFSHLLPARPWVVSEVIGHAVVTVLMLLSLHWFIFLLNLPVATWNIYRYIMVPSGNMGVFDPTEIHNRGQLKSHMKEAMIKLGFHLLCFFMYLYSMILALIND; translated from the exons ATGGGCCCCGCTCCCTTCTCCCACCTCCTACCCGCCCGGCCG tggGTGGTCTCTGAGGTGATTGGTCATGCTGTTGTAACTGTATTAATGCTTCTTTCATTGCATTGGTTCATCTTTCTCCTTAATTTGCCAGTAGCAACATGGAATATTTATAG GTACATTATGGTGCCAAGTGGAAACATGGGGGTATTTGATCCCACAGAGATCCATAACCGAGGACAACTGAAATCACACATGAAGGAAGCCATGATTAAACTAGgttttcatctgctttgtttcttcatGTACCTCTACAG TATGATTCTGGCTTTGATAAATGATTGA
- the CNIH4 gene encoding protein cornichon homolog 4 isoform X3 has translation MLLSLHWFIFLLNLPVATWNIYRYIMVPSGNMGVFDPTEIHNRGQLKSHMKEAMIKLGFHLLCFFMYLYSMILALIND, from the exons ATGCTTCTTTCATTGCATTGGTTCATCTTTCTCCTTAATTTGCCAGTAGCAACATGGAATATTTATAG GTACATTATGGTGCCAAGTGGAAACATGGGGGTATTTGATCCCACAGAGATCCATAACCGAGGACAACTGAAATCACACATGAAGGAAGCCATGATTAAACTAGgttttcatctgctttgtttcttcatGTACCTCTACAG TATGATTCTGGCTTTGATAAATGATTGA
- the CNIH4 gene encoding protein cornichon homolog 4 isoform X1, with translation MPYSAGRGWGGGGMESVVFIFSLIDCCALIFLSVYFIITLSDLECDYINARSCCSKLNKWVVSEVIGHAVVTVLMLLSLHWFIFLLNLPVATWNIYRYIMVPSGNMGVFDPTEIHNRGQLKSHMKEAMIKLGFHLLCFFMYLYSMILALIND, from the exons ATGCCATACTCggctgggagggggtggggCGGCGGCGGGATGGAGTCGGTGGTCTTTATCTTTTCGCTGATCGACTGCTGCGCCCTCATCTTCCTCTCCGTATATTTC ATAATTACACTGTCAGATTTGGAATGTGACTACATCAATGCTAGATCATGCTGCTCAAAACTCAATAAA tggGTGGTCTCTGAGGTGATTGGTCATGCTGTTGTAACTGTATTAATGCTTCTTTCATTGCATTGGTTCATCTTTCTCCTTAATTTGCCAGTAGCAACATGGAATATTTATAG GTACATTATGGTGCCAAGTGGAAACATGGGGGTATTTGATCCCACAGAGATCCATAACCGAGGACAACTGAAATCACACATGAAGGAAGCCATGATTAAACTAGgttttcatctgctttgtttcttcatGTACCTCTACAG TATGATTCTGGCTTTGATAAATGATTGA
- the NVL gene encoding nuclear valosin-containing protein-like isoform X3, with translation MGRRSGHFVDLRLKQRVKQYLASSKCGQYVDTGILASDLQKAYSADYGRRKRNAFRIQVEKVFGIISNEKECEDLAILEAEHASKRARQEKNEAASSATDDSDYDDYPEDLSTNHMNSSLLSLYKKGNSDSVPSTPKNEPLETAPPVRTMPQRSALSSGTGAEGHGFIDKTPCGKDFFIDLSEDGEGDKKKLTSEKSTEISVLEDERKKTKAKRAKRKKGEFLDLDGEIDSILFEEKVRRKVPELYHPSVKFEDVGGNDETLKEICKMLIHVRHPEVYNHLGVVAPRGFLLHGPPGCGKTLLAQAIAGELELPMLKVAATEMVSGVSGESEQKLRELFEQAMSSAPCVLFIDEIDAITPKREVASKDMERRIVAQFLTCMDDLNNVATQVLVIGATNRPDSLDPALRRAGRFDREICLGIPDEAAREKILRTLCRKLKLPESFEFHHLARLTPGYVGADLMALCREAAMCTVNRVLVKAEEQERKPEHAEGNTADDGVGVGTDILMEEERTKELELSSKDELQRLLSLLKKQDPLPEEQLQKLCIEMNDFIVALSSVQPSAKREGFVTIPDVTWADIGALEDVREELTIAILAPVRNPEQFKALGLSSPAGVLLAGPPGCGKTLLAKAVANESGLNFISVKGPELLNMYVGESERAVRQVFQRARNSAPCVIFFDEVDALCPRRSDHESGVSVRVVNQLLTEMDGLENRQQVFIMAATNRPDIIDPAILRPGRLDKTLYVGLPPPKDRLAILKTITKDCHGLAVWADYKPKDRITLFSPPCLSHPISPQLCKGKIKGE, from the exons atGGGGAGGCGGTCGGGGCACTTTGTGGACTTACGGCTGAAGCAGCGCGTTAAGCAG TATCTTGCAAGTAGTAAATGTGGGCAGTATGTTGACACTGGAATTCTAGCATCTGATTTGCAGAAAGCCTACAG tgcagacTATGGACGAAGAAAAAGAAACGCTTTTAGAATACAAGTTGAAAAAG tgtttggAATAATCAGTAATGAAAAGGAGTGTGAAGATTTAGCCATTTTAGAAGCTGAACATGCATCAAAAAGAGCaagacaagagaaaaatga GGCTGCATCAAGTGCCACAGATGACTCTGATTATGATGATTATCCAGAAGATCTA TCTACAAATCACATGAACAGTTCCCTTCTAAGCTTATACAAGAAAGGAAATTCTGATTCTGTTCCAAGCACTCCAAAAAATGAACCCCTGGAAACCGCCCCTCCTGTGCGCACAATGCCTCAAAGAAGCGCCCTCTCTTCAGGAACAGGAGCTGAAGGGCATGGGTTCATCGACAAAACTCCATGTGGAAAAGACTTTTTCATTGACCTTtctgaggatggagaaggagataaaaagaaaCTAACTTCTGAG AAATCAacagaaatttctgttttggaggatgaaagaaagaagacaaaggctaagagagcaaaaagaaaaaagggagaatttcTGGATCTAGATGGAGAAATTGATTCAATCTTATTTGAAGAGAAGG TTAGAAGGAAGGTACCAGAGCTTTACCACCCTTCAGTGAAGTTTGAGGATGTAGGAGGCAATGATGAAACTTTAAAG GAAATATGCAAGATGCTCATTCATGTCCGTCATCCTGAAGTCTATAACCACTTAGGTGTGGTTGCGCCTCGGGGTTTTCTTCTGCATGGACCACCAGGATGTGGAAAGACACTACTTGCACAGGCAATTGCTGGG GAGCTTGAGCTCCCGATGCTGAAGGTGGCAGCAACAGAGATGGTGTCTGGAGTGTCAGGGGAATCTGAGCAGAAACTGAGAGAATTGTTTGAGCAGGCTATG TCCAGTGCACCATGTGTCCTTTTCATTGATGAGATTGATGCAATCACCCCAAAAAGAGAAGTTGCATCAAAGGACATGGAGCGAAGAATTGTGGCTCAGTTCCTAACTTGCATGGATG ACTTGAATAATGTGGCTACCCAGGTCCTTGTTATTGGAGCAACTAACAGGCCTGACTCACTGGACCCTGCCctgaggagagctgggaggtttGATCGAGAAATTTGTTTAGGGATCCCAGATGAAGCAGCAAGAGAAAA AATTCTTCGAACTCTGTGTCGAAAACTCAAGCTCCCAGAGTCCTTTGAGTTTCATCATTTAGCACGGCTGACTCCAGGTTATGTAGGTGCTGATCTGATGGCTCTTTGTCGTGAGGCAGCTATGTGCACTGTGAACAGAGTCCTGGtaaaagcagaggagcaggaaaggaaacCTGAACATGCTGAAGGAAACACAGCTGACGATGGCGTGGGAGTAGGAACAGACATCCtgatggaagaagaaagaaccAAAGAACTAGAACTTTCTTCTAAG GATGAATTGCAGAGACTTCTGAGTTTGCTGAAGAAGCAAGACCCCTtgcctgaggagcagctgcagaagtTGTGCATTGAGATGAATGATTTTATTGTTGCATTGTCATCAGTGCAACCCTCTGCCAAGAGAGAAGGTTTTGTCACAATTCCTGATGTAACATGGGCAGATATTGGAGCCTTGGAGGATGTCCGGGAGGAGCTGACAATAGCAATATTG GCACCTGTGCGTAACCCAGAGCAATTTAAAGCTCTAGGCCTGTCTTCTCCAGCTGGTGTCCTGCTTGCAGGGCCTCCTGGGTGTGGCAAAACTCTGTTAGCTAAG GCTGTGGCAAATGAGTCTGGACTGAACTTCATATCTGTGAAAGGTCCTGAACTGCTAAATATG tATGTTGGTGAAAGTGAACGTGCTGTACGCCAGGTATTCCAGCGTGCCAGGAATTCAGCCccctgtgttattttttttgaTGAAGTTGATGCTTTGTGCCCTCGGAGGTCTGACCATGAA TCAGGAGTCAGTGTTCGAGTAGTTAACCAGTTACTCACAGAGATGGATGGTCTGGAGAATCGTCAGCAAGTTTTCATTATGGCAGCCACAAACAGGCCAG ATATAATTGACCCAGCTATCCTGCGTCCTGGTAGACTGGATAAAACACTCTATGTGGGGTTGCCACCACCAAAAGATCGACTTGCTATTTTAAAGACCATCACCAAA GATTGTCATGGTTTAGCAGTTTGGGCGGACTACAAACCTAAGGACAGAATTACTCTATTTTCACCCCCCTGCCTCTCACACCCCATCtccccccagctctgcaaagggaagataaaaggggaataa